Proteins encoded by one window of Heterodontus francisci isolate sHetFra1 chromosome 12, sHetFra1.hap1, whole genome shotgun sequence:
- the LOC137375958 gene encoding LOW QUALITY PROTEIN: non-selective voltage-gated ion channel VDAC1-like (The sequence of the model RefSeq protein was modified relative to this genomic sequence to represent the inferred CDS: substituted 1 base at 1 genomic stop codon) — MAIPPTYADLGKAARDVFTKGYGFGLIKLDLKTKSENGLEFTSAGSTNMDTGKVTGSLETKYKWVDYGLTFTEKWNTDNTLGTEITIEDQLLKGLKIGFDSSFSPNTGKKSGKIKTGYKREHVNVGLDVDFDIAGPAIRGAFVFGFDGWLAGYQMTYETAKSRISQSNFAVGYKTEEFQLHTNVNDGTEFGGSIYQKVSENLETGINLAWTAGNSNTXFGIAAKYMIDDDATCSIKVNNSSLIGLGYSQMLKPGIKLTLSALLDGKNINAGGHKLGLGFEFEA, encoded by the exons ATGGCAATTCCACCAACTTATGCAGATCTTGGAAAAGCGGCCAGAGATGTTTTCACTAAAGGTTATG GGTTTGGTTTAATAAAGCTTGACTTGAAAACTAAGTCAGAAAATGGACTG GAATTCACAAGTGCTGGTTCTACCAACATGGATACTGGAAAAGTCACTGGCAGTCTGGAAACAAAGTACAAGTGGGTGGACTACGGATTGACATTCACAGAAAAATGGAATACCGATAATACTTTGGGAACGGAAATTACCATTGAAGATCAG CTCCTGAAAGGTTTGAAGATTGGGTTTGACTCTTCGTTTTCACCTAATACCGG AAAGAAAAGTGGAAAAATCAAGACTGGTTACAAGAGGGAACACGTCAATGTGGGACTTGATGTCGACTTTGACATTGCTGGGCCTGCTATACGTGGAGCTTTTGTGTTTGGTTTTGATGGATGGTTAGCAGGATATCAAATGACCTATGAAACTGCAAAATCTAGGATCTCCCAGAGTAATTTTGCTGTTGGCTACAAGACAGAGGAGTTCCAGCTCCATACAAATGT GAATGATGGGACAGAATTTGGAGGCTCCATTTATCAAAAAGTCAGTGAAAATCTTGAAACTGGCATCAATCTAGCTTGGACAGCTGGGAATAGCAATACCTGATTTGGTATTGCAGCAAAATACATGATTGATGATGATGCAACATGCTCG ATTAAAGTGAACAATTCGAGTCTGATTGGACTTGGATACTCTCAAATGCTGAAACCAG GTATTAAGTTAACCCTGTCAGCGCTGCTGGATGGCAAGAATATTAATGCTGGTGGTCATAAACTCGGCCTTGGATTCGAATTTGAAGCATAA